One region of Moraxella sp. ZY210820 genomic DNA includes:
- a CDS encoding transcriptional repressor — MPDCCHQHHDTLHAVHHSHDIHARLAEAEQFCHDLGAKLTPLRKEVLLLILSADKPMGAYDLLAHIKSRADRPAAPPTVYRSLDFLLEKGLIHRLSSINAFVPCCHPREGHRAAFLICNQCHSVKEAPALGVWTELEQLTNSDGFRIQNSIIEISGLCQQCQTTT, encoded by the coding sequence ATGCCTGATTGCTGTCATCAACATCATGACACTTTACATGCGGTACATCATAGTCATGATATTCATGCTCGCCTAGCAGAAGCTGAACAATTTTGCCATGATTTAGGTGCAAAATTAACTCCTTTGCGTAAAGAAGTCCTGTTACTCATTTTAAGTGCTGATAAACCTATGGGGGCTTATGATTTATTGGCACATATCAAAAGTCGTGCTGACCGTCCTGCTGCACCGCCAACCGTTTACCGTAGTTTAGATTTTTTATTGGAAAAAGGGTTAATTCATCGTTTAAGTTCAATTAACGCTTTTGTACCATGTTGCCACCCACGTGAAGGGCATCGGGCTGCATTTTTGATTTGTAATCAATGCCATAGCGTAAAAGAAGCTCCTGCTTTAGGTGTATGGACAGAACTTGAGCAATTAACGAATAGTGATGGTTTTCGTATCCAAAACAGTATTATTGAAATTTCTGGATTGTGTCAGCAGTGCCAAACCACAACCTAA
- a CDS encoding metal ABC transporter substrate-binding protein, with translation MLFRMLSLFVLSFLCMSSVWAKSLVVSTYPIYLIAQEITQDIEKPVLLLDNQSGHDVQITPLQRKKIQEADLLIWIGKQHEAPLEKLLIGNKNAIAILDAGIINRLPQRNVRGVAVTDTIDSHVWLDPNHAVRIGFFIAILRGQQQPQYKEQYWANAQKFAKEMFSTVQRYQRTGTTQPYWAYHDAYQYIERALNLKFAGALTADVHDNPTVTQIKYLNDNRPQVKMCLLAEGHAQPSHYKNLQPVVFQKVDETMIEAKRFVDGWRLLAQSIQACLQQAKS, from the coding sequence ATGCTTTTTAGAATGCTAAGTTTGTTTGTTTTGTCGTTTTTGTGTATGTCGAGTGTATGGGCAAAATCGTTAGTAGTGAGTACCTATCCTATTTATTTAATTGCACAAGAAATTACACAAGATATTGAAAAACCAGTATTATTGCTTGATAATCAATCAGGGCATGATGTGCAAATCACGCCATTACAACGTAAAAAAATACAAGAGGCTGATTTGCTGATTTGGATTGGTAAGCAACATGAAGCACCCTTAGAAAAATTATTGATAGGCAATAAAAATGCGATTGCAATTTTAGATGCAGGTATTATTAACCGTTTACCGCAACGTAATGTGCGTGGTGTTGCAGTTACTGATACGATTGATAGTCATGTATGGCTTGACCCAAATCATGCGGTACGTATAGGCTTTTTTATTGCTATTTTACGTGGACAACAACAACCACAATATAAAGAGCAATATTGGGCAAATGCACAAAAATTTGCTAAAGAAATGTTTAGTACGGTACAACGTTATCAACGTACGGGGACAACACAACCATATTGGGCGTATCATGATGCTTATCAATATATTGAGCGAGCATTAAATTTAAAATTTGCAGGTGCATTAACTGCTGATGTGCATGATAATCCGACTGTTACTCAAATTAAATATTTAAATGATAATCGTCCACAAGTTAAAATGTGTCTATTGGCAGAAGGTCATGCACAGCCAAGTCATTATAAAAATTTACAGCCTGTGGTATTCCAAAAAGTTGATGAAACCATGATAGAAGCCAAACGTTTTGTTGATGGTTGGCGTTTATTAGCACAAAGTATTCAAGCGTGTTTACAACAAGCGAAGTCTTAA
- a CDS encoding MFS transporter, with protein MNSLERRATFALSSIFALRMLGLFMIIPVFAVAGRDYVYATPALIGLAVGVYGLSQAIFQIPFSMVADRFSRKPLIILGLALFALGGAIAAMSESIYGVIIGRAVAGAGAVSAVVMALLADVTREEQRSKAMAIMGMSIGLSFVIAFAMSPWITSQIGISGLFWLTCVMGILAIFVLALVPNIQRFHQMKKQNFTQQLKQVLSMRDVNRLHISIFMLHALLASMFVYIPSQLINYADLPLKQHGWLYLPLLFISLLFAFPSIILAEKYRKMRGIFLSAVMGILLSFVLLALGAKIVWVLYLALALFFIAFNVMEALLPSWLSKIAPIQSKATAMGLNASCQFLGGACGGLLGGKLLSMHNTTMGWGILVVLSVVWLFVVLGLNQPRYLSTLVVRVEQVSANLVERLLAIQGVEEVIQMSDDDVLYLKVERQQVDEQGREQLQQLLGQTLKI; from the coding sequence ATGAATTCACTTGAACGCCGTGCCACCTTTGCCTTAAGTAGCATTTTTGCTTTGCGAATGCTAGGTTTGTTTATGATTATTCCTGTATTTGCAGTGGCAGGTCGGGATTATGTGTATGCAACACCCGCCTTAATTGGTTTGGCAGTAGGCGTGTATGGATTAAGTCAAGCAATATTTCAGATTCCTTTTAGCATGGTGGCAGACCGCTTTAGTCGTAAGCCATTGATTATTTTAGGTTTGGCATTATTTGCTTTAGGTGGTGCGATTGCGGCGATGTCCGAGAGTATTTATGGGGTGATTATCGGGCGTGCGGTTGCAGGAGCAGGTGCAGTTTCGGCGGTGGTCATGGCATTATTGGCAGATGTAACACGAGAAGAACAACGCAGTAAAGCAATGGCAATCATGGGTATGAGCATTGGTCTGTCATTTGTGATTGCTTTTGCCATGAGTCCGTGGATTACCAGTCAAATTGGTATTTCAGGGTTGTTTTGGCTGACTTGTGTGATGGGGATTTTGGCGATTTTTGTACTCGCTTTAGTGCCAAATATCCAACGTTTTCATCAGATGAAAAAGCAAAATTTCACTCAACAATTAAAACAAGTCTTATCAATGCGTGATGTGAATCGTTTGCATATTTCAATATTTATGTTGCACGCATTATTAGCATCCATGTTTGTTTATATTCCATCGCAGTTAATTAATTATGCTGATTTACCATTGAAACAGCATGGTTGGTTATATTTGCCATTATTATTTATTAGTTTATTATTTGCATTTCCAAGTATTATCTTAGCTGAAAAATACCGCAAAATGCGTGGTATTTTTTTAAGTGCAGTGATGGGGATATTGCTTAGTTTTGTACTATTAGCTTTAGGTGCAAAAATTGTTTGGGTGTTGTATTTAGCTTTAGCCTTATTTTTTATTGCATTTAATGTGATGGAAGCTCTATTACCATCATGGCTATCAAAAATTGCACCAATTCAATCTAAAGCTACAGCAATGGGTCTAAATGCCAGTTGTCAATTTTTAGGCGGTGCGTGCGGTGGTTTATTAGGCGGAAAATTATTAAGTATGCACAATACAACAATGGGTTGGGGCATTTTGGTTGTACTTAGTGTCGTGTGGTTATTCGTGGTTTTAGGACTAAATCAGCCACGTTATTTATCAACATTGGTGGTGCGTGTAGAGCAAGTGAGTGCAAATTTGGTCGAGCGATTATTAGCCATTCAAGGTGTAGAAGAAGTGATTCAAATGAGTGATGATGATGTACTGTATTTAAAAGTTGAACGACAACAAGTCGATGAACAAGGGCGTGAACAGCTACAACAATTACTTGGTCAGACATTAAAAATTTAG